The genomic segment GACAGAGTCCATTACTTGAAAGGAAACGCCACAACGTTTTCATCGACGACGAagggaacaaaaacaaaatgaaaaggagaaaaCTTTCGTTTCAACTTTCCTCTCTCTTTGTCGCTATCACTCACTAGCTACCCAGAACACACACagacctttttatttttgtttttatttttcctaagcCTTTCTAACATTAATTTACTTGGTACATCTCCTTTCAGGATAAAAGGATGGCCATGGACCCACCTTTCCTAGAGACCTACAAGACCCTCTTGGACACAGCCAAAGAAGGTGCTAATGGTCGTAAAGAGGTTGTTATTATTGAGGAATGTGAGCTTCCATTGATTGATCTTGGCCGTTTAAATCTTGGAAAATTGGAGAAAGAAAAGTGCAAGTCAGATATTGCTAGGGAATCACAAGAGTGGGGGTTCTTTCAAGTTGTGAATCATGGGATTTCACGAGAGATTTTGGAGAAAATGATGAGCGAACAAGTTAAGGTTTATAGACAACCATTTAATAACAAGAGCAAAGAGTTATTTAATTTCTCTAGCGGGACTTACCGATGGGGGACGCCTACAGCTACTTGCCGTGAGCAGCTGTCATGGTCTGAAGCTTTTCATATTCCTATGAATGACATACCGTTTTCCAATGGTTTCAGTAGTCTCAGGTaattgcactttttttttcctttaatgttCTGTCcatctgcttcttcttttttgcttcTCTTTTCTTGGAGTGGAATTTGGGGTTTATTTACTATACccttaattaaaagaaagaaagggttaTTCTCAAGGTTTaggatttataattaattaattccgacaattttgttgatattttaaaactttaattttatagaaagattTAATGAAATTTGAGTCACATGATATGATAAAGCTCTTCTCCCATCCTTTAACATCAAATCCCTTTCCACTTCACTTAATActtcaaacacaaaaacaaaaaatatatgaggTTGACAACTTTGAATTTAACCATTATACAAAGTAAATTTGCGGATTGTTATGGATCGCaaggtaattaattatatagaaaaacacaagtaaaatcatgaATCACCGCTTAATATGATGAGATTAGTTAATAATGATAAGAATCGCAGTCAGATTGTCTGGGTGGTGTAGTTGGTTATCACGCTAGTCTCACACACTAGAGGTCCCCGGTTCGAACCCGGGCTCAGACAATTGTTTTCGTTTTGCTCTGTGTTAGATTTTTTGCACACAAGAGGGGTCCAAGAAAGTACTGCTTGTAACTCACAGCCACACAACAGCATTAGACCTTTTAGGATAAGCTTATTTCATGTGATGGAGTAGTACTTCTTCCCATCTCTACGTAAATGTGTTAAAACTTTCCTATAATGGTGAGACAATACACAAAACATATACCTCTTTCTTGGTATACAATTAGACAAGCaaagaaacacacacacaccatcGTCAGCATCAGATCTGCTTTACATAGCTGATGTGATGGAGTCGTACTTCTTCTTATCTCTAcggtaaatgttttaaaactttcCAATAATAGTGAGACAATACGCAATCATACCTCCTACTTGTTATATAATTAGACAAGCAAAGTAACCCCCGACCCCATCATCAGCAGTCTGATCCGCTTTAAATAGCTGATGTGATGGAGGAGTCCTCCTTCTTATCTCTACGTAGATGTCTTAAAACTTTCCTATAATTGTGAGACAATACACAAATCATACCTCCTTCTTGGTATATAATTAGACAAGCAAAATAACACAAACACCATCATGAGCAATCAGATCTGCTTCACATACCTGccaatctcaaaaaaaaaagtagcattacatatatatatatatataggtataTTTTGCATGCATGGCCTGGTATTTCCATCAGAAAAGTCCACACTTGCTAACGTGAAGAATGAGCTGTGAATTAATTATCAATCGATAATAGCTTTTGGAACTCGACATGTCTCATTCTATAAGCTCCtgattttcacaagtttttgcCTAATGAATCTTGAGTATACATGTTAACAATTAATTAACCAATAATTATTCCGTTTCCCGTCGATTGaagtaatttatgaaaaaacttttaaaattgcaaatgtacgaaaaaaatattatcaacaatttattatatcatttaattattaaaagaaaaaatttgattgggtcttatatatttatatattttaaaaaaatatcatatcaatCATTCATTCTGtcgttttgttaaaaaaattaattgatgtaATCggaatttttatatgatttgaatCCCACACATCCCATATAGATTGTTGTAGAAGAGAGGGTCCACCCAAaattcaatattgttttttatcattttccatCTAAAAAATTCCTCTTTTTCCCCTTAGAAATactaatatgtgtgtgtgtgtaatttcTAAAATGTTcaaaattctttattattttctttttaacaattcCATTTTTCCCTTGGAATATGAATTGATAGATGCTTTTCTGTGGTTGtcccatttgttttctttctttaaagtaCTTGATGTGGCCTAAAACGAATATATCCATGTCAATAAATGGACGCTTGCATGCACAatgtaaatctaaaaaaaattacccttttactttttgataattttcatttcTCCCTTTGTAAAATATTAGTTGAtaggtgatttttattttttttgtgattgtcCATTTTGttgacaaggtttttttttctccttcaaatATACTTCCAGCTCGACAATGGAACAATTTGCTACAACTGTTGCCGATCTAGCACAAAAATTAGCTGCGATTTTGGCAGAGAAGTTAggcttcaaatcaaatttctttCAAGAAAACTGCCTGTCAAGCACTTGTTATCTACGAATGAACCGATACCCGCCTTGTCCAATCCCTTCAGATGTATTTGGCCTTATGCCACACACTGACAGTGACTTTCTCACAATATTGTACCAAGATGAAGTTGGAGGATTGCAATTAGTGAAAGATGGGAAATGGTTCGCTGTCAAGCCTAATCCTGAGGCTCTAATAGTCAACATTGGAGACTTATTCCAGGTAAtgggacctttttttttctcaataggAAATCCAAATTAATGATCTGAGCCACGAATGGTGACACGAATTCTTGAAGTTTTTAAGATTTTCATTATAGTTAAATAGCTTACAAGAATATCGCTTTTTTCTCCTTGGTTATtctaactttatttattttgaaattcattctaatagttttcttgtttctttttcgaCTTTTGACTACTTTCCATCTTTACATGGGATCAAACGTGGTGTTTGGAATTACCATTCAGctatactttaaaattttttagatatttttatttaatttcaaattattttttaaaaatattattttttaatatgtaccTGCACAAAAGGTTATTTATTTCCTTGAGCAATAAAATTTAACTCATTAGTTGGTATGGACATGTTGAACATGCATGATGCAGGCTTGGAGCAACGATGTTTATAAGAGTGTCCAACACCGTGTTGTCACAAATCCACGAGTTGAAAGGTTCTCAACAGCATATTTCTTCTGTCCTTCATATGATACTGAGATACAAAGCTGCTATGAGCCTTCAGTTTATAAGAAATTTAGCTTTAGAATGTATAGACAACAAGTGCAAGATGATGTTAAGAAATTAGGTCGTAAGGTAGGGCTCCCAAGGTTTCttgtataataaataatttctgtgattaattaatgaagaaaatgtaCTTTTGGGGAATgaaaatatatagttattaacaatttttaatataattaaattctagCTTGGTAGCGATTAATGAAGTCGCTCAAAACCTCATAAAGATTACGGTATTTCAAGGCTAAAAAGATAGCAACGTTGAAATGGACCGACCACAACACCTACAAAACAAATCTTCTTTGTGGGTTCAGAAAACTCTCCATTGGACTATATTCTGTGTGTTTGCAAAACAAACCTTAAAGAAAAagtacaagatttttttttcttaaagaagaaaaatatctcTTACAAAGCTATGTAATAGCCTTGAACCCACGCGTATCCATTTGGATTACTTGAGACATAGAGTGACATCGACTCACTACAAAAGCTGTTCTTGTTCTGGGTTTTATAGATTATGTATTATTGATGATAATCacattattaatattaagaaaatacatGGTCcatataataaatttcatagaaaaactCGAATATAATTCATCTCTGGTTAGTGATTCTTCCACTAGATAACTtacattataaatatttgatttcttaTGACCAAatagcatttatatataaaaaacctccAGCCCATGAGAACTTTTGTTGaagtttaagttttaaaattgaatttatggttAAATCTAGCATAgagattttttgaaaatagatttttctaaattttttttaaaaaaacttactaTAAATTTGGTTTCTTAGCTTAAGAACCAAATGGTGAGAAAATATAGTGTTTTAGTACAAAGGTACTATAGACTTATTCAGaagaccagaaaaaaaaaatgcactaaCAAGTAATATCTTCTAGCTAGAGTATCTGACTTTGTATAAAGTTTATTtactaatttctttttctctatttaaagacccatgtttctttgttttgctaGTTTAACATTTAATGTCACTagctttattaataaattttctcgattttttataaaaatatttaaaaaccaaaatatttattagtttaatgttacatgataattataaaatgcatcaaaataaaatttcaaagtattttttgtttagaaatacatcaaaataaaaaataaaatattttttaaaaaatatttttaatatgagcacattaaaatatttcaaaaatataaaaaattttcatttaaaaaaaattaattttaaaataacatgatttataatatcttaaaaatttataatttcctgAGTGTGATGTGTTGACGAGAACTTTAGACAGGCTGTGTCATGACTAATATATATAGGCCCAGGTGTAAATTTTGTTGCCTTGCGCTGATTTTTATGCTGGTTTAACGATCTATGCCTCCCAATACCATGTAAATCAAGAAGACATCTTGGAAATATTAGAATAGGTTATAACCAAAGAACAATTTTAACATTAAGAGGAGACATCTTggaaatttttcaattttaaaatagtatttcaagataagaaaaaacaaaaacagtaaaGATATAAAGGACATGTtttcttatatagaaaatacataaaattatattaaaattattttatatttctatcttttaactaaatatgtctctattgtttttttttttaatagctcTTTTATCCTAAGTGGTTTGTCCACTAAACTTAGTGGTGGAACTAACCGAAGCAAGAGATTTCTGGCACCTCTGATtggtaattaaatattttagagtttttgtaTGATAGATATgaattttactataaaaaatattcattctcCAGCTTCTCTTCTTACTTTATTTCCAAGTTtgatcttctattttttttatcctatggTATCCTCAttcaaaaaattctaattagaCTCCATAttattaatcaatcaaataaattcTTCTTTTCAAGTTGGTTCTTAATAAACCAAAAAACCCCCTCATAAAACTCAACCTCTCTTAAGCTTAGTTAAGAAAGGATCCAACCTTCTTCGGACTTAGCCAAGTAAAGAAACCatcttctttgaaaataatGGCATTTTGGATCCTACTCTTTCTATACTCATTAAATGCATAAAAGTTATTCAAATATTAATGTTGTGTAAAAATAGTGCGTAAAAATCCTTTAAGGGTTCACTATATTTTCATCcacattaatatatatgtcagaaatattttttcttattaatatatatgtcaGAGATATATTTCCTCATTAATACATATGTTAGGGATATTTCTCATCAacattattcatataaaattgacaaattCGCCGTACTGTGTACTTTTACAAGTTTTTGCGTATAAACATCACAAAGACTTAAAGGGTTACTAATAAACCTAAATTTAAGGGCCTAAACCCCTCTATAAAACTCATCTTCTTCGAGTACAACTACATTTTAGATTTTACTCTCTTTATATCCATcagatatataaaaattatctaaagaCTCATCATACTTCTATCAATATAAATGTTATGTAAGAGATAGTGTGTGCTGAACGTATTATAAGGGCCCATCATATTCACATCCacgttaatatatatatcagagatattttctttcattaatatatatatcaggaatattttattttattaatacatatgCCACCAGGAATATTtctcatcaacattaatatatatgttagagatattttttcattttaatactaTCAGGGTAATATAACATTTTAGTATGTCCTCTCTATAAAAAAGACTCGTGGACTATAAATAgacataaaaatttttaaataaaatgttcaGAATCTCCATTCTCcattgaatctttattttcagagtatctttttataatattattatatttttttctcaaaaaacattaatttaattatcaaaaagtttctaaattcatcaaaaaaaacttttgcaaGTATCAGACACATGTCTGCAATCatcttaattagaaaaaatagatcatattataataataaaaaaaaataattaattattcaagatATAAATTTTACATCGAAActacttgaaatttttataacatcgtaattttttttttcatgaaggcaacgttatttaaaaaaaaatgtgatttaTATTAATGATTCATCAAATGGATCCGGGAAGCGTTCGTTTTCTTGTCATttctatttgataattttccttgttttgcTTTTCTTGAAAGGTATGAAGTGACAAGTACTGATTCGTGCGGTCTTTCCTTTCGTTAACCAAGCTTTTTCCCCAAGAATAAATATCTTGTTCGATAATGGAAACAGCTTGCTGTCCTTGTTATTGATCTAAACATAGATGGGAAACTATTTGCTTTCGAGTGGAGggtataataattaacattgaGTGATTGATACCGATGATGGAAAATTTTCTCCATGGGAAGtaatatatgaatttaatttgactttaacctattattttgtatatgtgttttgtttcaattattaaaaaatgccATGAGTTAATAACTGTTAAATAACACTCTTTGTTTGTAATATTGTCTAAATTATGGTTAATAAAGAAacctaaaagatttttttttatttcacttgaTATCCTCTCACATAAcacattgtctttttttttattattattccttAAAGCTTTATTTTAATCTAGttgctaatttgtttttaatcttatcCTTCTCTGCaacattattttagattttggtctaataatttattttcattatcttttCATGGGATTCTTGGGGTatcaaaaaaaacatatttggttGATATTcagttttgtaaaaataaatttgattttattgattcaaaaatattacaaatacaAGGATCCAAATTGACAGTAAAAGTGTAACAAAGGATTTTATTAACTATTCAAATTGagcgtttcttttttttttttcttttttgccttaagattttttcaaactttgtttttgatctctttagtttttaaatcattcattttagtccaaaacttcattttctttacatatcagttattttttttggaaattattcATTTTAGTCCAAGACTTCATTTTTCTTGACGTATATGTCTTTGGATTTGAGAGAGTAGAGAAAACGCTATTGAAAACGGTGGATAAGAGAGAAGATGTTTGATTGGCCATATTTtggtattaaataattttatttgatgagagaaattcaataataatgagtttttttcttataatcatgcctaaaaaaagtataatggggtatttttagtttttcttatttagttgatttttaatttttagatgattttggaGTGTTTTGGAGTTAGTAAGTGATTATATAGAAGTTTTTATGGTatgttttagatgtttttagatgaaaacaacttcaaatttctgtttttagagtttaaaattttaaccttgATTTTACAGCACTGAAGATAACTACAAAACATAATAGTAGATGATATGTCACCTGTCACTACAAAGACCTCTCgcacaataaaaaaaggatagaaaaaaattaaaaagaaacctAGCTAGGCATAGACTTGAGTTTTTTAAGTCAGGTCAGCCATGTAAACCTAGTCTAACAAGTCCACTAGCACAAGCCCTTTGTAGAGAGCTAGTTGTGCTAGGTTCCATAGAGTCACGcttatgaacttttttttttgttatgttaatttatgtttatttttatttattaaattataaaattggtaaagaatttattttatttattattttattaaataccatttaatttttaatttttggtgactatgattttcttaaagcccaacattattttcttttattttatatggttgacaacatatatttttattattatataattaaaaacacaattgTTTTAGAATAATAATGTTATTAAGCGAATAAGATCTACGAAGATGTCGTTTgtcaatagttaaaaaaaaattactttttagatattaaattttgagttCATGATGAAAATTCTACTtgcaattacaaaaaatattaacaatgtttgcatatttttttagattaaaaaaatatagtcagAATCACAGTGAAGTGTGAGCCTGTTACCTAGTTGTCATCTAATTGGTTTACTTTTTATGTTAATCTAATTGgttcattaattatatatgacaTTATTTTAGAAGAGAATAGTGTTCAAATATTGAGAGAAAGGTTGCTGCGTCACAATTCAATAGAGTGAGGCTTGCTAATCATGTAATTTGCAGTTGAGCAACTTAGGCTCTCTTTTTTGGTCATAAACGTAAGATCATTCATCTAGTTTGTTAGTGTGTATTCATTATATGTGGAAATTGTTAGTTATTCAAAATACTCAATTGGATGGTTGCGATTTCTTGGCCTCTCAATGGAACCAATTCTATAAATGCTTAGTGTTGCTGAATAAATTATCCAACACGTGAGGgattttgaataattaagaCAAATAGAAGAGcgaaatgataaattaaacacaaaattatGTCCACTATTAATCTAGCGAGGCAACAGTGCCCTGTTATATAACCAATATTTAGAACGAATTTGTGCCATCCAGCAGAGTTCTTTCTCTGTACTTGTTCATCTGTGGCaccaatataataaaaatttggaaTGAAATTCGTCTTATACTGCAAATTTTCTTGGTTCATTAACAAATATTTCCatatttggttaaaaacaatgaaatttcaGCTAATTAGTTGCTGCACATGTTAAGCATAGTAAGTATGTTTGTAAGAGTGACAATATTGTTGGAGAGGTTCAATCTCAAGATTTTTAGAAAGTAAGAAGATATGGATTAGTATATGCatgttacataaaaaaaaattatagtgtgGTTAAAGGGAATGGCTAGATGATTTGATTGGGATTATCGTAGCAAGCAAGtaattttctagtgtttttcgATTTTTTGGTGAAGTTTCTTAAACAAGAAGTTATTAACTCATTTAGCAACACTAGGATTGAACTAATTATGATGCAGTGATGGTCAGATTGATGATGTAGAGAGGTTAATGGAGATAATAAAATAAGCAGCAAAGGAAGGTGCAATGGTAGTCTACACGTTAGCTGATCCTTCAATGGCTGAATCTGCTAAACTAGCCTGTAAGTTATTGAGGCATCCCAGCAACTGATGTAAGAGGCCCAATAACAGAAGCTATTGCTTCTCATCTTGATGTCTTGCCTTCTGGTCTTCCTCGTGGAGCTCCTGGCAGGAATTTTACTCTTTAAGAGGATTATTTTCAACGAATAGAAGCCATTAAATTCACTATTAAACATGGTGATGTGGTATTACCTCAGAACTTGAACAAGGATGTCATTGTTCTTGCTGGAGTTCCTCGTACTGGGAAGACGCCATTGTCGATATATTTGCCACAGGAAGGATATGAAGTGGCAAATGTGCGTATTGTAAAGGATGTAGAATTGCCGAAAAGCCTTTTTGAAGTTGACCCAGAAAAAGATAATATCAATGCTATAGTGTTAACGACGATAAGGAAAGCGAGGCAAAGAGTCTAGGTTTCAGTGGGAAGTGAGGAGTAACTATTCAGAGATGGATTATTTCAGAGAGGAGTTGAAATTTGCTCCCATGATCTTCGCACAGAATCCTGTTTGGTCAGTAAGTggtaatttgtttcaattttcaaatgTTCAACTCATTTGAAGCTTTAAAGATATGCTAGTGATTGATTCTTGATGGTGCTTTTTACTTGTTTGCGATTGCAGAAGTGACAGGAAAGCAATTGAAGAAACATCAGCAGTTATATTGAGGATATATCATGATCGGCAACACAAATGTTCAACGCCACGAATCACCAAGCGCTGTTAATCGAAAACATAGCCAGCCATACATGTCCGACGACTGGCCTGAAAAGTATTTGGGTCTCGCGATCACTGCTAAATCCATGGGTTATTGTatgtcaaatatttatattaaaacggtatcattttatttttatttatttttgttaaaaaagttAATGTTGTTGACACCCAGGTTTAGCTAAGTGAACTAATCACTAAAAAATCTAGTCAAGTTAATTGAATTTTACCAAATCAATATCTAATCCAGTTCAACTAAAAACCTAAACTGAGTCAAGCTTCGACTCCTGAGTTTTTTAAGTTAACTTGTCGATCCAGATTTAACAACTATGACTGCAaattaaaattagtaaatatatacagatatggGAATGCAGTGAATGCAGCAAAGAGGTATCCCTCTTCTGTCTTTGTGATTACCGAAAGTTTTCGGTTTTCACCGTAAAAACCATACTAAATATAGATCAGTAGAACTGCCACATATTTTCTTCTGCTGAAGCCAATGTCACTTTTGTATCAATTGTACAAATGAAAGTGTACTGAGAAAATGGTAATCTTTTGTCAATCTTGAAATCTAGACATCTCTATTCTAGTGTATGATTTGAAAATTATCTGGAGAAAAACAGCTTTAATTAAGAGAAAGTGGTGATCTTTTGTCATCCTTTAGTGTCATGAATGTTCATGacaagagatttattttttttttttttcccatgtgATCTCTGCTGTTCTGCAACTGGCCAGACATCATGTGTTTTGTTGTCTGCATCAGACTCATActtgtaaaatattatattacctTTTCCCCTTCACTTATCCAGATACAATAATCATTTAGGagattcttcaatgatattGGTGACAACCATTTGAGATTTCCCTTGTTATTTGTCTTAACACCTTTCTCTTCGctcttttattcttaaattttgaGTGAGTATTCAGATTATTCAATGTTAGGTATTGGTGTTAATGTTCATTTTTa from the Populus nigra chromosome 9, ddPopNigr1.1, whole genome shotgun sequence genome contains:
- the LOC133702665 gene encoding gibberellin 2-beta-dioxygenase 8-like; the encoded protein is MAMDPPFLETYKTLLDTAKEGANGRKEVVIIEECELPLIDLGRLNLGKLEKEKCKSDIARESQEWGFFQVVNHGISREILEKMMSEQVKVYRQPFNNKSKELFNFSSGTYRWGTPTATCREQLSWSEAFHIPMNDIPFSNGFSSLSSTMEQFATTVADLAQKLAAILAEKLGFKSNFFQENCLSSTCYLRMNRYPPCPIPSDVFGLMPHTDSDFLTILYQDEVGGLQLVKDGKWFAVKPNPEALIVNIGDLFQAWSNDVYKSVQHRVVTNPRVERFSTAYFFCPSYDTEIQSCYEPSVYKKFSFRMYRQQVQDDVKKLGRKVGLPRFLV